In Deltaproteobacteria bacterium, the following proteins share a genomic window:
- a CDS encoding SIMPL domain-containing protein (The SIMPL domain is named for its presence in mouse protein SIMPL (signalling molecule that associates with mouse pelle-like kinase). Bacterial member BP26, from Brucella, was shown to assemble into a channel-like structure, while YggE from E. coli has been associated with resistance to oxidative stress.) produces the protein MTNRDQIGLLLLGMFLAVGISVGGYFIGQTMYNAKVALNTAEVKGLAERRVNSDRANWKINFTITGKTRNEIPKLYKLAETNQATIVDLLKQNGFDSDEITVGILDYEYKEFRDENQRLVDQKHELIGSIRVETGNVEIISKARASVNKLMAQGIDIENNSPAYRFTKLNEIKPDMLKEATHNARIAAKEFAENAGVNVGSIRSARQGIFRIRDAGEEYGDTNKIEKDVRVITNITFYLTD, from the coding sequence ATGACTAATAGAGATCAAATCGGGCTACTTTTGCTAGGGATGTTTTTGGCTGTTGGGATTTCAGTGGGAGGCTATTTTATTGGGCAAACGATGTACAATGCTAAAGTTGCTTTAAATACTGCGGAGGTTAAAGGTTTGGCGGAAAGAAGGGTTAACTCCGACAGGGCAAACTGGAAGATAAATTTTACCATTACAGGTAAAACACGTAATGAAATTCCCAAATTATATAAACTGGCTGAAACAAATCAGGCCACAATTGTTGACCTTTTAAAACAAAATGGATTTGACAGCGATGAAATAACTGTTGGCATATTAGACTATGAGTACAAAGAATTTCGTGATGAAAATCAGCGGCTGGTAGACCAGAAACATGAATTAATTGGTTCGATTCGTGTAGAAACCGGTAATGTTGAAATTATTTCAAAAGCACGTGCAAGCGTGAATAAACTTATGGCTCAAGGCATTGATATAGAAAACAATTCTCCAGCCTATCGTTTTACTAAACTTAATGAAATTAAACCTGATATGCTAAAAGAGGCAACACATAATGCCCGGATCGCGGCTAAAGAATTCGCTGAAAATGCTGGAGTAAATGTTGGAAGCATTCGTAGTGCAAGACAGGGGATTTTTCGAATCCGTGATGCTGGAGAAGAATATGGTGATACAAATAAGATAGAAAAAGATGTTCGAGTAATAACTAACATTACCTTTTATTTAACAGACTAG